The Manduca sexta isolate Smith_Timp_Sample1 chromosome 24, JHU_Msex_v1.0, whole genome shotgun sequence nucleotide sequence aaatatgaCCCAAGAAAACTTCATATACCTCTCTAGTATCATTACACAGACTCGAAAACTCTATAAACTGAAGAAAAGAGAGAGTTGGCATAATTTTTGCTCTGTCATTTCACCGAATACACCCCTTCAGCTGTTTGGCGTAATATTAGGAGATTCCGGTCTGCATTTTCCGACCACACTACTTCCCGTATCCCGGATAATTTAGCAGGTGAATTTATAGATACATTAGCTCCTCCCTGGGTACCTCAAGAAGTTACTTTACAACCGGTAATTCGTGTGGAATCCAATATAACCTCTGATGACACGTCATTAAAAATCCCTTTCAATATTGAGGAATTGAAAGGTATCCTTTCTAATACTGTAGACTCATCTCCAGGTATCGATGGCATCCCATACTCATTTTTATCTAATGCTAGTCCCACTGttcattcttattatttatctctTATCAATTCCGTAATGACAACAGGAAACATTCCTCAGATGTGGAAACGTCATGTGGTGTTGCCAATTCTCAAACCTAGTAAAATTCCGTCTGATATTTCATCATATCGTCCTATCGTTCTCAGTCCGGTTCTAATGAAAATAGCAGAGCATCTTATTAAAAATCGGCTAGAATGgtacatagaaaataaagacTTACTGCCAAAAACTCAATACGGTTTTCGAAAAGGAAAAAGTACATTCGactgtttaagtatttttactacAGATGTTCGTTTATCCTTCTCAAAAATTGCTCGACAGTTGCTGTATTTCTAGATATAAATGGGGCTTATGATAACGTCATATTATCTATCCTGCATAAGAAATTACAATCACTCAGCGTTCCAATAAATCtctcaaatttcataataaacatttttcatgaTCGTACGGTTAGCATTTCAACTACTCAGCAACAGTTAATTCGACATGTATGGAAAGGGCTTCCGCAAGGCTCGGTACTTAGTcctttgttatacaatatatacacgTACGACTTGGACCGCTCTTTTAATAATGATGTTCAAGTTTTACAATATGCGGACGACttactactatattatagttCCCATTCAGTAGAACACGcttgtttagttttaaactCTGCTCTTCAATCTCTATCGTTATGGCTTCTCCAAAACGGCTTAGATATTTCCACTTCTAAAAGTGCAGcagttttattttccaaaaaaaggAGTCCCCaaacaataaacgttatttaccgTGATACTCCAATCccagtcaaaaataattttaaatatttaggcgTAGTCTTGGACTCTAAACTTTCTGGTACTTCACATTGCGACTACGTTGTTAATAAGGTTGAGCGCCACATTAACATGCTAAGATGTTTATCTGGTGTGTGGTGGGGCGCCCACCCCATTcattaaaacttgtttataatgCTATAATTAGAAGCATTTTTGATTATGGTTCATTCTTGCTGGAACCAGGTGCagcttattcttttaaaaaattagataaCCTTCAATCAAAATCACTACGCATAATTACAGGGGCAATGAAATCTAGCCCTATTAATGCATTGCAAGTGGAGTGTTGTGAACCTCCACTATGTCACAGGAGGCAATACCTTGctgataaatacttatttaaaattattcaattttcctCCCATCCCCTCTTTCCATTACTGGAAGCTCTGTCTAAATACTATTCCACTATACCTAGTCATCGTTCCCGTAATCCTCCATGcctaattataagttataaaaaaatcttttccatCCCGGCCCCCACTCatcgttttaataaattcccGCTCTTCAACAACTGCTACAACTCGTTAATTTTCTCTCCTAGTATAATTTATGACTGTGTTAATAAAACTGCGCCcaatataaaaatctcattcaACGCATTTCTTGAAGAACGTTTTGAGGGCTTCCATTACCTGTACACAGATGCttctaaattttcattttcggAATGTGTTGGCATTGGTGTTTTTCACTCTCAATACAAGATCGTTCAAAAAATTAAGCTTCCTCCGGAATCATCTGTTTTTACTGGCGAATGTTTTGGAATACTGAAGGCTATAGAATATGttcttttacttaaattaaataaagctgttATCTTTTCCGATTCGCTAAGTGCTCTACAAGCCAtctttaaatttccttttaaatataacgGTATTTTGCCAGTTATTCTCCAAATAAGAGAGTTGGCGCACAAATGTATTTTGAGgggatacttattatattttgtatggattCCTAGTCATTCTGGAATCCACGGCAACGAAACCGTCGACAAACTAGCTAAGGATGCGGTGCAAAGTGgtgacttatttccatttaaaaactACAGTCAAGACTTACAATCATTGCCGAAATTTTTTCTACGAGACTCTTGGAAAGAAACATGGTCATCTAGTTGCATAATGAAGGGCCGCTACTACTCCGTCATCCAGCCTCAGATCCCAACGaaaccgtggtttttcagagtTAAGTTTGACAAGGTCGAGACTTCTATTCTTATTCGTATTAGGCTTGGTCACACTTGTGTCCCTGCTCACCTCGCCAGACTCAATATAGTAAACAGCCCTATGTGCGTTTGTGGATCAGATGTTGGCGACTTAAATCATATTCTGTTTTCTTGCTCTCAATTTGACCGTACATCTATGATTTGCTCCCTTCTAGACCTTTGTATTCCTTTTCCATCTTCTATCCTCTCTTTACttagtacaaataatttttctgtgtataaatgtattgcatcatttttcattaagaacaatataaaattgtaattatttcatcCTCATCCATCATtagtgttatgtttttgtaaattgtattttttatttaatttttattttatgtaaggcATAGTTTTTCCTTTTTCCTTTCAAACCCTCCCTGATATCCTCTTTTCTAAATTTCTTTACcagtcttaattttatatctcaaactgtttccCTACCTTTGTCCTATGCAAAAACCGTCAGCAAAGAAACCTAACATTGCAATCTCAAGCTGCGCAAgccaatattatgaatatttgcatCAACTTGTCTTTGGCTAAATGCACTAGACGTGCGAAgccatgaagaaaaaaaaaaaaaaaaaaaaaaaattttggtacaaaatgtaattctactgggctcacgtatgtgtgcgtgagctcaaattcaatgtactaagtgccgcctcttcttacgtagtatattacttactctatgtgttaaatgttaacaaacaaaatatatgtatctaaaattttattttcatgaaaaattaaagctatattacacaatttatttttcattcgtaaataaaaattaaattaattattgtccTATTTTTTCTGTTAAACGTATGTGTCTAATTTACAATTATCAACCATGACAAATGAACAATATTCTCTCTCCTGGCAGAGttatcagaaaaatatttgcaaaggaCTTGGCTCCTTACAAGAGGTGAGTAGATAAgtttaaatgtgtaaaataatagGCCTATAACCTAAACGCTTTCCCACTCACCAAGGAATATTAACAATACGAATGTTTGTGACgatatttgtaaaaagtaaacTTAGATACTCCTGAATGTTGTAcaaaatttttacataaataaagtatgTCCTGGAAAAATAGAGATAAGACTTGTATACTTATAAGTAAACATCTTTTAAGAGACTGCAGTCAGTAAATCATagtttatctatactattatataaagctgaagagtttgtttgtttgtttgaacgcgctaatctcaggaactaccggtccaaacagaaaaaatatttttgcgttggatagccctttgttcgtggagtgctataggctatatatcatcacgctatacccaataggagcggagcagtaatggctaatctcaggaactaccggtccaaactgaaaaattctttttgcgttggatagccctttgttcgtggagtgctataagctatatatcatcacgctatatccaataggagcagagcagtaatgtcttatctcaggaactaccgattcaaactgaaaaattctttttgtgttgaatagtcctttgtttgtggagtgctcaaagttatatatcatcatgctatgaccaataggagcggagcagtaatggctaatctcaggaactaccgattcaaactgaaaaattctttttgtgttgaatagtcctttgtttgtggagtgctcaaagttatatatcatcatgctatgaccaataggagcggagcagtaatggctaatctcaggaactactggtttcaactgaaaaattcgttttgtgttgcatagctctttatttgtggagcgctataggctatatatcatcacgctatgaccaataggagcggagcagtaatggctaatctcaggaattaccggtttgaactgaaaaaatgtttttgtgttggatagccctttgttcctggagtgctataggctatatatcgtcacgctatgaccaataggagcggagcagttatgaaacatgttgcaaaaacgggggaaaattattagttttgagggcttccgttgcgtgcgctgcgtaaacggttaaagttatgcaacaatgatgtatgacgggattgttcctcttaaaaagttctaaaaaatatattataaaacaaagtcccctgctacatctgtctgcctgaacgtgttaaactcaaaaactatccaacatattaagatgaaatttggtatggagacagtttgagaccctgggaagaacataggctcccgggaaactactacttttataacgaaaactttagcctgaaaaactttataacgcgggcggagccgcgggcaaaagctagtcaattatattatgagtgagaagtaaaatttatttctttttattttggggTATTCGAGGAGCTTACggcaaattttacaaaataagttataacttaaataactatacgCCAATTACAAGCTTCTacacatagaaatatttttttatataatttttgttacagCGTGGAGAGTTTGTTGACATGACTCTAGCTGCGGACGGTCATTTTGTGAAGGTGCACAAGATGGTGATGTCTCTCATTAGTCCATACATCAAGGATCTGATCACCTCAGCCGACTGCTCTCATCCTGTAATATTTCTTAATGTAAGTTTAGCTTTTAAGTttatcaaaaaacaatttttaagctAAGTATTtactatgaaattatttatataattgctaaaggatattttaagtacctttatttaagtacttagatatagaatttatgatttaatatttttgaataaaagagAAGTGTTAATGGTAATATGTTTAATGCATTTTTAGAACATTACATATACAACATTGTCTTCAATATTAGAGTACATATACACGGGCGAAGTGTGTGTGACGCGGGATAATCTGAGTGAAGTTCTGCAAGCTGGGAAGGCGTTGCACATAAAGGGATTGGTTGATAtggtatacattttatttatataataatgcaaAATATTGTACACATTTGGGTgtttgtaacaaataaacagaAACTATTCAATGGATTTTAATGGAATTAGGGATTTTCTGGAGATTATTTGAGAAAATTCCTTCCATGTTTGCCTGTAATAGGTAAATTCTTATTATGGAATAGGACAAATTGGACTATTTTCCCACGAAAGGTTTTTGACAGCAGATCGTTCTACACTCAACTAAGCTATAGATACAAATCAAATGTtaaccataaataatttttactcgTGGTCAACCAGTGGGCGATATTTGTTGGCCGAATTTAATTGCATTtgtattgtaacaaatattcaTCTTTCTGCACTATCtgtatatgaattttaattatggcAAATCTCACACTCCATGCATGCTATGTGCTTAAAAAAGGCTGCAGTTTTTATTTCAGGAAATAatatacagtatgtatttttagttgaaGGATCtgttcaaacatattttatatatattttggacAAGAATGGAAGAGTGAATATCCACCTCAAACAGATCCCTTAAgtgtacttaaataaatactgtatataatttttttttaagattgaaaGCTCTGAATCTGGACACGTTGAAACTGACCTTGCTACCTTAAAAGTGAATGAGTCTACATCCCTCAGAATGCATGATTACAGGACCGAAACAATATCAGATGACATGGACACTGCTAAAGGGTAATGATTTATCTATACTTTGTGTTTACTTGGCTACACATTTATTGCATATGCACTTgatgttaaggtggtagctcaaggtccattttcatacattttggtttcggctttaatctgggtaagtTCTGCTATTTTATTACATGCAAGGATTATTGTGACGTGTATGACCAATCTTACTTTTGAATAGGATCTTAAGTAAACATTCTAAATACTGAACTATCTAATTAACTATACTTGAGTTGTTTGAATACTTGTAATCAGAGCGAAGAGTTAGAtctattaaggcgatacctcaaggtccattttcatacattttgtttcggctttaatctgggtaactaaacaagtattggcaagtaaagaatttaaattcacgtctagttagtgattagttctcgcagttgaaagaaaaacgtaaaaataattaataatcatggatatttctgcctttaaaatttcgtcatataaaattttaaaggccgaaatatccatgattattaattatttttacgtttttctttcaactgcgagaactaatcactaactagacgtgaatttaaattctttacttgccaatacttgtttagttacccagattaaagccgaaacaaaatgtatgaaaatggaccttgagctaccaccttaagtgaAGTGAAgcctaacaaaaatattaactggGAAGAGCTAAATTCCAAGACAGGCCGCATTTATTCCCGTCGGCCTAATTTCTTCTTCAGTCTTCATTTACTATAGGTGGCCATATTTGGGTATGATACATATctgcattaaaaaataattaaaggcaACTCATCTCTATTTTATCacagtgtaaatataattattgagtaaatcaactaatttaaaacttaaaatgcTATTCCAGGGAACCATTATCACCTGTAGCAAATGAGTCAAGTAGTAAAACAACACAGGTGCTGACTAGTAGACCAACAGTTCAGAACATAATGTCAAAGAAAAGTAAAGATCAGTCAGGTAAGATGTTTCTATATAcaggttatttaatttataaatgttattatattttgatctatctatctatatctctACTAGATGGTGTGAATTTTAGACAATAATATGTCAAGGATGCGGCTTATATGATCTTTCCTTTCTGCTAAAGTGCCGCGTATATGTGGCAGAGAGCAGCGCAGagatttttttactgtcaaactattatcgacatttgccttcattgaaataatgtttaaaatcaattaacaccgtaatgtaatgcaatttattatgCAATGCGCCGGCCCTAATAGCACATACTCATGcatgcatttataaaaaaaaaaatagtatgcGTATAACAGACAAGTACTtacttaagatttatttatgtataacaaGTTGTAAAAACatgtattatttgataaaataatgctCAGTAGGCCGGTTaggaatgaaaaaatatttgaataggtTTATTCATTTCTGtcatatataattaatgtataccAGCTATTTATTCCTCCACAATTTGAGTTCATGCAAATTGATGAATAATCCACTttgctataaaattttgtttttacagtTGTCGATTCTCAAATACAATATTCGATGTCGAACCAGGGCAATCTTCAAATGGTTTTGAACCGATACGTGTACAACGTACGCTATTTGTACAAAAACTCAAACCGCAGAATGTGGAGATGTATATTCTATCCCAAACAACTGAGATGTCCTGCCTACGTCATTActgaaaatgataaaataatagagAGGTAAGTTTACAAATCTGTTCCGAATACAGAATGCATACTGTTGTTTGCACCAGTATTGGCTATGCCCAGACTTCTGCttgtatatttacttaataaattagtaataaataaatctccaTATAATTCGATTTTCGTTGATGGAAGAAATGAGTGGTGCGTGCGGCTTTTTGGTATAAGTAATGATCATGACGTGATGTGATATGCTATGTGCTGCCATTTACCGTCCTAACCCCCTCCCCTGAATGTGCCATAAGAAATTCGACACGAAATATGCCTGTTTGATAATAATTGCGGTTGACAATGTGGAAGTGACATCTAaatctctcgaccaatcacaatgaaaGAACACGTACGTTCGTGTTTCATGCTACATTCTAGGGCCTGCTCATTCCATGCAAATATCTTGTTCTCATATGCTTTATTGAGGTTAGGGTTTGTATCtcagtaggtatttatttaacacttaTTGCTTCCTTCCAGGTGTTGTACACATAATCACGCGTTtcacgataaaaatataatacgaaaAGTTCGAGATGGCAGAGTGTTTACGGTTCTTAAAGATGCGCAATTGGAAATAGAAATACAGAAAAGGACAAAAGATTCTACAGTCGAAGAGCAAACTAATAGTGTAGATTCGCAATAAACTTTAGCACataatcgattttaattttatttgtacaaaatattacaaaaaatcctAGTTCACTGCATATGACGAAATTTAGATTTTTGGAGAACATTGAGTTTTAAGATAAGTAAAGTCTAGTTGTTTTATAA carries:
- the LOC115446962 gene encoding protein tramtrack, beta isoform, which codes for MTNEQYSLSWQSYQKNICKGLGSLQERGEFVDMTLAADGHFVKVHKMVMSLISPYIKDLITSADCSHPVIFLNNITYTTLSSILEYIYTGEVCVTRDNLSEVLQAGKALHIKGLVDMIESSESGHVETDLATLKVNESTSLRMHDYRTETISDDMDTAKGEPLSPVANESSSKTTQVLTSRPTVQNIMSKKSKDQSVVDSQIQYSMSNQGNLQMVLNRYVYNVRYLYKNSNRRMWRCIFYPKQLRCPAYVITENDKIIERCCTHNHAFHDKNIIRKVRDGRVFTVLKDAQLEIEIQKRTKDSTVEEQTNSVDSQ